The Brachyspira hyodysenteriae ATCC 27164 sequence CTAAAGCAAGACCGCTAGCCTTTATTACTATAGGATAACCGCATTTATCTAAATATTCATTGGCTTTATTATAATCAGTGAATAATTCATATTCAGCAGTTTTTACTCCGTACTTCTTCATAAAATCTTTAGCATATGCTTTGGAGCCTTCAAGTATTGCAGCCTGCTTATTAGGTCCGAATATTTTAAGTCCATTCTCTTCAAACTTATCAACTATTCCATGCACAAGCATCTCTTCACTTCCTACAATAGTTAAATCAATGCTTTCTTTTTTAGCAAAATTTAAAATCTCATCTATAGTAGAAATTTTTACATTTTCACAATTTTTTTCTCTTGCTGTGCCTGCATTTCCCGGAGCACAATAAACTTTTGAAACTCTTTCATTTTTGAGTAAATTATTACAAATGGCATGCTCTCTGGCACCAGAACCTATAACTAATATTTTCATGTTTTTTTCCTTTTTAATTTATACAAAATTAATATCTATAATTTTTATTATAATTTTTCTACTTCATCTATACTTAAACCTGTATTATCACTAATGAACTTAATATCTAAACCAGATTTTTTAAGACTTTTAGCTATACTTAAAGCTTTATTTTTTTCCCCTTGTTCTATACCTTGTTCTATACCTTGTTCTATACCTTGTTCTATACCTTGTTCTATACCCTCTTTTATACCTTCCTCTCTCTCTTTTTTTAGCATCAAAGTTTGTCCATATAAAAATGCATCTCTAGCATTATAAACTTCCATTTCTTTTTCGCTTGATATAAATCTCTCATATTTATCTATTACTTTAGGCATAATATCATTAACCTCCTTTAATTTTTCTTTAACTTTGTCTAAATCCTTAACTGTAAAAAACTCTATCCAAGATAATATCTTACTTTTCTTGATATCATTTATATTTGAATTATTTAATATCTTTATAAATCTTGGTACTTCTATTATATGCATTTGCATCATATCCAATGAAACATTATGATTTTCAGTATCTATTAATTTAAAACATCTATGAGCTTTACCATCATCATTAAAGTCCATATTAAAATTTACAAAGTTAATGCTTATAACCTGACTAATAATATCATAAGATTCATTTTCATTTAATTCGCTTACTATATTTTTTGATATATAATAATATATTCTTTTAACAAAATCTATATTTCCTGATAATTGTACTTCTATAATAATTTTTTTATTATCTTTAGTAATTGCTTTAACATCAAGAACTGACTCTTTTAAATTAATGTTTTCTGGTAAATTATGAGGATTTATTATTTCTAAATTATGTACTTCTTCAAAACCTGAATCTATGAGAACACAATTAACTATATTTTCAAGTATATCTTCATTTCCAAGAGAACCTAAAAGATAGCGTACAAAGTAATCATTCATTCTGTTAATATTTCTCATGCGAAAATTATAACAAAAAGGTTAATAAAAGTAAATATTTCTAAAATTTAATAAAATATCAGTGAGATAAAACTATATTATTTTTATTCTTTACATTTTTACTTCTTATTATATACTATGCATCAGCAAATAAAAATCATCAAATATAGGATTAAATTATGAATCTTAAAGAATATATGAATATAAGACTTGAAGAAATTAATAAAACTATTGATAATGTATTTGACAAAAGCGATATAGAATTAGAAAATAGTTTTATAGAAATGCTTAAATATCCATTGGATGCGGGCGGAAAGAGATTAAGACCTATACTCACATGTTTGGCATGCGAGCTTTTCAATGGCGATTATAAAAAATCTATAATACCGGCTGTGGCATTAGAGCTTATACATACATATTCTTTAGTTCATGATGATTTGCCTGCTATGGATAATGATGATTTAAGAAGAGGAAAACCTACAACACATGTAAAATACGGCGAAGCTAATGCTATACTTGTAGGAGACGGACTTTTAACTCATGCTTTTCAATTACTTTCAAAAACAGATGTTAAAGACAGCACTTTAAGAAAGCTTTTATTTGAATTGAGTTATGCTGCTGGAATAAATGGAATGGTTATGGGGCAATTTATAGACTTATATTATGAAGAGAAAGAAATTAACTTTGATATGCTTAAAATTCTTCATGCTAAAAAAACAGGTGCTATGATAAGAGGTGCTATAAGACTCGGAGCAATTTCATCAGAAAACATAAACGATAATGATATAGAAAATATAACAAAATACGGAGAAGCTATAGGACTAGCATTCCAAATTCAGGACGATATACTTGATGTTATTTCAGACAATGAAACTTTAGGAAAAACTGTTGGTAAAGATGAAAAAGAAGGTAAACTTACTTATGTT is a genomic window containing:
- a CDS encoding Rpn family recombination-promoting nuclease/putative transposase; translated protein: MRNINRMNDYFVRYLLGSLGNEDILENIVNCVLIDSGFEEVHNLEIINPHNLPENINLKESVLDVKAITKDNKKIIIEVQLSGNIDFVKRIYYYISKNIVSELNENESYDIISQVISINFVNFNMDFNDDGKAHRCFKLIDTENHNVSLDMMQMHIIEVPRFIKILNNSNINDIKKSKILSWIEFFTVKDLDKVKEKLKEVNDIMPKVIDKYERFISSEKEMEVYNARDAFLYGQTLMLKKEREEGIKEGIEQGIEQGIEQGIEQGIEQGEKNKALSIAKSLKKSGLDIKFISDNTGLSIDEVEKL
- a CDS encoding polyprenyl synthetase family protein, coding for MNLKEYMNIRLEEINKTIDNVFDKSDIELENSFIEMLKYPLDAGGKRLRPILTCLACELFNGDYKKSIIPAVALELIHTYSLVHDDLPAMDNDDLRRGKPTTHVKYGEANAILVGDGLLTHAFQLLSKTDVKDSTLRKLLFELSYAAGINGMVMGQFIDLYYEEKEINFDMLKILHAKKTGAMIRGAIRLGAISSENINDNDIENITKYGEAIGLAFQIQDDILDVISDNETLGKTVGKDEKEGKLTYVKQFGLEGAKEEAKKVIEKSIEYLKPYKESEAKNILIELANYIIERKS